A region of the Halostella limicola genome:
GAGACTGCGGGCGAACTGGGCGCGGAGAAGGCCGTCCTCCACGCGGAGTCGACCGCCTGGAAGCCGGTCGTCGGCGACGACGAGCGGATCGACCTCGTCGTCGACTCAGTCCGCGAACTCATCGACGTCGCCGACGACGCCGGGGTCGAGATCTGCGCGGAGAACATCCCCCGCGCCACCCCGAGCATTCATCAGTTCGACCGCCTCTTCGAGGAGACCGAGGTCTCGATGACGGTCGACACGGGGCACGCGCGCATGGACGGCGTCGACGCTGGCGGCGTCGCGTCGATGGTCCGGGAGCGCCCGGAGCGGATCTCGCACTTCCACCTCAACGACACCCGCGTGGCCGACGACGAACATCTCCCCTTCGGCGCGGGCACCATCGACTTCGGCCGGATCTTTGAGGCTCTCCGCGGCGTCGGCTGGGAGGGGACGCTCTCGCTCGAAGTGTTCACGCTCGACTACGGCTACGTCGCGGAGAGCCTCGACCGACTCGACGCCCTGCTGTAGGGTCGCCGGCCGGACGCGCGGTCGGTTCCCCGCGGTCGTCTCCGGCAGTACTATCTGCGATAATCACCCACAGACGGCCATGAGCCACGACGTTCTCGTCGCTGGGGAGACGCTCGTCGACTTCATCCCCGACGCCCCCGGCGCGCTCGACGAGATCGACGCGTTTGCCCGCCGCGCGGGCGGCGCGCCCGCGAACGTCGCCGTCGCGCTGGCGCGACTCGACGAGGCGCCGCTGTTCTGGACCCGCGTCGGCGCGGACCCGTTCGGCGACTTCCTCGCGGATACGCTCTCTGAGTACGGGGTGCCCGACCGGTTCGTCGAACGGGACCCGAGCGCCAAGACCACGCTCGCGTTCGTCACCCACGACGAGGACGCGGACCGGTCGTTCTCCTTCTACCGCGACGGCACCGCCGACACGCGCATGCAGTCGGGGGCGGTCCCCGACGACGCGCTCGACAGCGTCGAGTGGGTCCACGTCGGCGGCGTCACGCTGGCGGACGAACCGAGCCGAACGGCGACGCTGGACCTCACGGAACGGGCGGCCGAGCGGGGCTGTACCGTGTCGTTCGACCCCAACGCGCGCCCCGAACTCTGGGGGAGCGACGCCGAGTTCGAGACGGTCGCGGGGTGGGCGCTTGCGGAGACGAACGTCCTCAAGGCGACGCCCGCGGAGCTGCGGGCACTGGGCGTCGCGGGCGACGACCCCGAGGCGCTCGCCCGCAACGCCTGCGACGAGGGCCCCCACACCGTCCTCCTGACCCTCGGCGGCGAGGGCGCGCTCGCCGTCGCCACGGACGAGGCCCCCTGGAGCGGAACGGCCCGCCACGCGGGCTATTCGGTGGATCCCGTGGACACGACCGGCGCCGGCGACGCCTTCACGGCCGGCGCCATCGCTGCGCTCGCCGACAGACGCGGCCTCGACGAGGCGCTCGCGTTCGCCAACGCGGTCGCCGCCACCACGACGACGGCGAAGGGCGCGATGGCCGCGCTCCCCGACCGCGAGTCGGTCGGCGCGGTGCGGGATTAGTCCTCAGTCGGCGACCCGAGAGGCGAGGTCGCCGTTCCCGGGGCGAGCGCGACGAGCACCGCGCCGACGGCGACCAGCGCCGCGGCAGCGCCGAAGGTGAAGACGTAGCCGTGGGCCGTCGCCGCCCACCCGCCGAGGGCGCTCCCGACGCCGCCGCCGAGGCTCGACAGCGCGGCGTACGCCCCCAGCGCGTCCCCGCGGGCGGTCGCCGGCGCCAGCCGCGTGACGAGTCCGGCGGCGGTCACGGCGATGATCGCCCAGGTGACGCCCACGATCGCGAACAGCGGGGACTGGACGGCGAGGGCCGCCGGCGGGACGAGCGCCAGCCCGACCAGCCCGACCGCGGGGAACGCCCCGGCCCGCGCGACGAGCGCGACCGTCTGGAGACGGCGGGGGTCGTACCGCGTCGAGAGCGCGCCGGCACGGGCGTAGAACGCGGCCGACCCCGCGCTCGAGAGGACGAACAGCGCGAACACCTCGCCGGTCGAGAACGACTCCTCGGCGAGGTAGGCGGGGAGCGGCCCGAAGAACGTCGAGAACCCGACGAAACACAGCGTCAGCGCGACGAGGTAGGCGCCGAGCCCCGAGCGGAGCCGTCCGGAGAGGCGCCGGCGGTCGAACGACCGCAGCGACCAGTACACCCGCCCCGGGCCGAACGGCACCGCGCGGAACGTCCGCCCCGTCGTCCGCGCGAACTTGCGGTAGACGCGGGCGAAGCGACGCTCCGACACGGTGGACTTCTCGGGGTACCAGTACGCGACGACGGCGAGGCCGAGGAGCGCCGCCGCGGCCGACAGGAGGAAGAACTGCCGCTGGGCGGTGACGGCGTCGGTCCGCGTCCCCGCGGCGCCGGTCCACAGTGCCCCGGCGAGCAGTCCGAGCAGCCATCCGTACCCCTGATAGTGATTCAGGCGGCCGAGCACCCGCTCCCACTCCGCCTCGGGGACACCGTCGACGACGATCAGCGAGAGCACCGGCGCGGCGGCCGCGACCACGAACCACAGCGCCGCGTTGGCCAGAAGCAGCGCGAAGGGGGACCGCAGGAAGGGGATCGCGGCGAGGACGACGGCCGTCGCGGCCAGCGCCGTCGCGACGAACACGCGACGGCGACCGGTCCGGGACGCGAGCCGTCCCCAGATGATCGCGCCCGGAACGCCCGCGAACGCAGCGGTCGACGCCATCAGGCCGACCAGGAGCGCGTCGGCGCCCTGTTCCAGCGCGTACAGGGGCACGAGCAGCGACGCCGCCCCGACGGCGGCGTACCCGGTTCCCCATCCGTACAGCCAGCGATCGCCGGTCATTGTGCCTACCTCGCACCGCTGATACTTCAGTACCGCGACAGTGGCGCTACTCGCTGCCCGCGCGTCAGGCGGACGTTATCACCGATCGTTTTTGTTTACGCGGAGTGATTCAAAGGGTATGCATCCGACAGCCGAACGATTCGCAGAGCGGGCGCGCGAGGAGCACGGTCTCGACGTCGACGTGACGGAGTTCCCCGAGGGGACGAAGACCGCGGAGGACGCCGCGGACGCCGTCGGATGCGACGTGGACCAGATCGTCAAAAGCATCGTCATGCAGGCGGACGGCGACGTCGTCGTCGCCCTCACGAGCGGCGCGAACCGCGTCAGCGAGGAGCGACTGGCGGCGCACGCGGACGTCCCCGCCGACGCCGTGGAACCGGCAGCCCCCGCCATCGTCAAGGACCGTCTGGGCTGGTCCATCGGCGGCGTGCCGCCGGTGTGTCACGACGAGGATGTCCCCGTCCTCTTCGACGACACCTTCGAGAACTACGACACGGTGTGGGCGGCCGCGGGCACCCCCGACGCGGTGTTTCCGATCGCCCCGGAGCAACTGCTCATCGAGAGCGGCGCGACAGTCGTCGACGTCACCGAGTGAGCGCGCCGTCGGCGCCGTCCGTGGCGTTCGTCGCGTTCGAACCGCTCCCGGCGTCCGAGTCAGCAGTTCCATCGACGCCGTCCCGCCCGAGCGAGACGAGACGGTCCCCCTCGGCGCCGACGTACAGGCGCCGGTTCGCCGGCGTCGGCGGCGTGACGAGGCGGGCCGGCAGGGACGCGGTCCAGCGCTCGCTCCCGTCGTCGACGGCGAGCGCGGTCACGCCGCCGTCGAGTGGCACGTACGCCGTCCGTCCCGCGACGGTCGGCCCCGCCCCGACGCCGACGGTCGCTCGGCGAGTCCAGCGCTCGCTCCCGTCCTCGGGGGAGAGGGCGTGGACCGTCCCGCGCGTACCGGTCCCGTCGCCGCTGTCGCCCTCTTCGTCGATCAGGTCGACGCCCTCGTAGGCGGTCGCGCAGGCGACGACGGCGTCGTCGGCGATAGCCAGCGAACGCGGGAGCGCGGGCGCGGCGAGATCGGCATTCCAGTCCGGTTCGCCGGTCTCGGCGTCGACCGCGACGACCCTGCCGACCGATTCGCCCCCGTCGGTCACGCGCGCGGAGAGGTACACAACGCCGTCGTCGAGGGCGGGGGCGGAGACGTCGCCCGCGGACTCCCCGACCGACTGCTCCCACCGCACCGACCCGTCCGCGAGCGACAGCGCGAGCAGGGTCCCGTCCGCCCGCGTGGCGTAGACGATCTCCCGCCCGACCGCGGGGGCGACCGGGACGGACCCGCCGGCGTCCCGGGACCAGCGGACCGACCCGACCTCGGCGGCCAACGCGTGGACCGTCCCCCCGCCGTCGCCGCGGCGGCGGGTGCCGACGACCACCGTCGCGCCGTCGTCGACCGTCGCGAGGGCGGGGGCGGCGTCCACCGGCCCGTCGACGGACCGCGACCAGCGGGACTCCCCGGATTCGGCGTTCACGGCGTAGACGGTCCCGCCCGCGCTGGCCGCGAAGACGGTGCCGGCGCCGTCGCCGGCGCTCGTCCTGACCGCCGGCGTTCCGAGGATCCTGTCGTCGGCCTCGAACGTCCAGCGCTCGCTCCCGCTCTCGGCGTCGACGGCCCGGACGGCGCCGTCAGGGCTCCCGACGTACGCCGACCCCTCGACGATCGCCGGCGCGCCGGTCGCGCCCTCTCTGGCCCACTGCACGCTCGGGGCGTCGCGTGGGCCGCGCCCGACGGGCGACCGGGCCGTGTTGGCGGCGTCGAAGGCGAACTGCGGCCAGGCCGAGGCGGCCGTGCCGACCTCGTTCACCGTCGTCTCGTCGTGGCGCACCGACACCCGCCCGGGCAGGCCGCCCTCGAAGGAGACCGTCGCGGTGTACTCGATGGTGGTGAGACACTGCGCGCAGACCTCCGCGTCCTCGCGCTCGAACGTCCGGACGGCGACCGAGAGCGCGTCGGCCTCGGCGTCGTAGGTCGCGTCCGCGAGTTCGGCGGTGTAGCAGGCGTTCGGGGCGGTGGCCGCGCCCTCGACGACGACCCGGCTCTCGGACTCGTCGGTCTGGACCGTCGCCCGCTGGCTCCCGTTGCCGCAGCCCTGGTCGCGTATCTCGAAGGCGGTGTCGGTGATCGCCGGCGGGGACGCGCCGACGGTCGCCGCTCCGGTGGTCCCCAGCCCGTCGACGCCGAAGTAGCCGGCCACGGCGCCTCCGAGACAGGCGGAGCCGGCCTTCAGGAGGGTTCTTCGTCTCATATCCGGGGCCTCAACGACCGGCCTAAAGTCCTTTCGGGCGTGGCGACGTGTCCCACGAGAGGAGTTTTCACCGAGCGGGAAGAGTCGGGCCTTTATTCATCCGCCCTGTCGTACCTCCGAACGATGGGATCGCTATCTGAACTGTTTGCGCCCGAAAGCGTCGCCGTAATCGGCGCCACCGACCGCGAGGGGTCGGTCGGTCGGGCCATCCTCACGAATCTCCGCGACGACTTCGACGGTCGGATCGTCCCGGTGAACCCCAGCCGGGAGTCGGTGCTCGGCTTCGACTGCTACCCGGACGTCGGGAGCGTCCCGGACGGGCCGCCCGGCCTCGCGGTCGTGGTCGTCCCGCCGGGCGTCGTCGTCGACGCCGTCCGCGAGGCCGGCGAGACCGGTGTCCGGAACGTCGTCGTCATCACCGCCGGGTTCAGCGAGACCGGCAGCGATGGGGCCGCCCGGGAGCGCGACCTCGTCGCCGTCGCCGAGGAGTACGACCTGAACCTGGTCGGCCCGAACAGCCTCGGTGTGATGAGCACGCCCGTCGGGATGAACGCCACGTTCGGTCCCGAGAACGCGCAGTCTGGCTCGCTCTCCTTCATGAGCCAGTCCGGGGCGTTCATCACGGCCGTGCTCGACTGGGCCAACGACCAGGACATCGGCTTCAAGGACGTCGTCTCGCTCGGCAACGAGGCCGTCCTCGACGAGACCGACCTGATCGACCACTGGGGCGACGACCCCGACACCGACGTGATCATCGGCTACCTCGAAGGGATCGACGACGGGCAGGCGTTCATCGAGACCGCCCGCGAGGTGACCGACGACACGCCGATCGTCCTCGTGAAGTCCGGCCGCACCGATGCCGGCGCACAGGCCGCCTCCTCGCACACCGGCTCTATCGCCGGGAGCGACGAGGCGTACGAGGCCGGCCTCGAACAGGCCGGCGTCCAGCGCGTCGAGTCGGTGCAGGAGCTGTTCGACTACGCCCGCGCGCTGTCCGGCCAGCCGCTCCCCGAGAGCGACGACGTGGCCGTCGTGACGAACGCCGGCGGCCCCGGCGTGATGGCGACCGACGCCATCGGCGACTCGCGGCTCTCGCTGGCCTCCTTCTCCGACGGCACCATCGATGCGCTGCAGGACGCGCTGCCCGACGAGGCGAACGTGTACAACCCGGTCGACACCATCGGGGACGCCGACGTTGAGCGCTTCCGCGAGGCCATCGACGTGGCCCTCGGCGACGGCGGCGTCGGCGCGGCGGTGGTCGTCTCCGCGCCCACGGCCGTCCTCGACTTCGACGACCTCGCGGAGGCCGTCGTCGACCTGCAGGCGAAACACGGCAAGCCCGT
Encoded here:
- a CDS encoding sugar phosphate isomerase/epimerase family protein; the encoded protein is MNVRRGFVSQVGMGEELFDRAAAAGYDHVELMLDGDWSREALETAPERVADPLDEHGLDLLVHLPFGGFDVGSPHPKVREGSVAELAACIETAGELGAEKAVLHAESTAWKPVVGDDERIDLVVDSVRELIDVADDAGVEICAENIPRATPSIHQFDRLFEETEVSMTVDTGHARMDGVDAGGVASMVRERPERISHFHLNDTRVADDEHLPFGAGTIDFGRIFEALRGVGWEGTLSLEVFTLDYGYVAESLDRLDALL
- a CDS encoding carbohydrate kinase family protein, which produces MSHDVLVAGETLVDFIPDAPGALDEIDAFARRAGGAPANVAVALARLDEAPLFWTRVGADPFGDFLADTLSEYGVPDRFVERDPSAKTTLAFVTHDEDADRSFSFYRDGTADTRMQSGAVPDDALDSVEWVHVGGVTLADEPSRTATLDLTERAAERGCTVSFDPNARPELWGSDAEFETVAGWALAETNVLKATPAELRALGVAGDDPEALARNACDEGPHTVLLTLGGEGALAVATDEAPWSGTARHAGYSVDPVDTTGAGDAFTAGAIAALADRRGLDEALAFANAVAATTTTAKGAMAALPDRESVGAVRD
- a CDS encoding MFS transporter; the protein is MTGDRWLYGWGTGYAAVGAASLLVPLYALEQGADALLVGLMASTAAFAGVPGAIIWGRLASRTGRRRVFVATALAATAVVLAAIPFLRSPFALLLANAALWFVVAAAAPVLSLIVVDGVPEAEWERVLGRLNHYQGYGWLLGLLAGALWTGAAGTRTDAVTAQRQFFLLSAAAALLGLAVVAYWYPEKSTVSERRFARVYRKFARTTGRTFRAVPFGPGRVYWSLRSFDRRRLSGRLRSGLGAYLVALTLCFVGFSTFFGPLPAYLAEESFSTGEVFALFVLSSAGSAAFYARAGALSTRYDPRRLQTVALVARAGAFPAVGLVGLALVPPAALAVQSPLFAIVGVTWAIIAVTAAGLVTRLAPATARGDALGAYAALSSLGGGVGSALGGWAATAHGYVFTFGAAAALVAVGAVLVALAPGTATSPLGSPTED
- a CDS encoding YbaK/EbsC family protein translates to MHPTAERFAERAREEHGLDVDVTEFPEGTKTAEDAADAVGCDVDQIVKSIVMQADGDVVVALTSGANRVSEERLAAHADVPADAVEPAAPAIVKDRLGWSIGGVPPVCHDEDVPVLFDDTFENYDTVWAAAGTPDAVFPIAPEQLLIESGATVVDVTE
- a CDS encoding outer membrane protein assembly factor BamB family protein produces the protein MRRRTLLKAGSACLGGAVAGYFGVDGLGTTGAATVGASPPAITDTAFEIRDQGCGNGSQRATVQTDESESRVVVEGAATAPNACYTAELADATYDAEADALSVAVRTFEREDAEVCAQCLTTIEYTATVSFEGGLPGRVSVRHDETTVNEVGTAASAWPQFAFDAANTARSPVGRGPRDAPSVQWAREGATGAPAIVEGSAYVGSPDGAVRAVDAESGSERWTFEADDRILGTPAVRTSAGDGAGTVFAASAGGTVYAVNAESGESRWSRSVDGPVDAAPALATVDDGATVVVGTRRRGDGGGTVHALAAEVGSVRWSRDAGGSVPVAPAVGREIVYATRADGTLLALSLADGSVRWEQSVGESAGDVSAPALDDGVVYLSARVTDGGESVGRVVAVDAETGEPDWNADLAAPALPRSLAIADDAVVACATAYEGVDLIDEEGDSGDGTGTRGTVHALSPEDGSERWTRRATVGVGAGPTVAGRTAYVPLDGGVTALAVDDGSERWTASLPARLVTPPTPANRRLYVGAEGDRLVSLGRDGVDGTADSDAGSGSNATNATDGADGALTR
- a CDS encoding acetate--CoA ligase family protein → MGSLSELFAPESVAVIGATDREGSVGRAILTNLRDDFDGRIVPVNPSRESVLGFDCYPDVGSVPDGPPGLAVVVVPPGVVVDAVREAGETGVRNVVVITAGFSETGSDGAARERDLVAVAEEYDLNLVGPNSLGVMSTPVGMNATFGPENAQSGSLSFMSQSGAFITAVLDWANDQDIGFKDVVSLGNEAVLDETDLIDHWGDDPDTDVIIGYLEGIDDGQAFIETAREVTDDTPIVLVKSGRTDAGAQAASSHTGSIAGSDEAYEAGLEQAGVQRVESVQELFDYARALSGQPLPESDDVAVVTNAGGPGVMATDAIGDSRLSLASFSDGTIDALQDALPDEANVYNPVDTIGDADVERFREAIDVALGDGGVGAAVVVSAPTAVLDFDDLAEAVVDLQAKHGKPVVTCLMGGESTESAAGILRETGIPNYFDPARGVRSLEALSEYRDVRESEVEEPTAFDVDRERAREILERAEDRGDNRLGVEAMGLLDAYGIPTPEGDVVDAPEDAVAVAQAIDGPVVMKIVSPDILHKSDIGGVKVGVENEDVYDAYEDLVTRARNYQPDANVLGVQVQEMVDLEEGTETIVGMNRDPQFGPLVLFGLGGIFVEVIEDTTVRVAPLGRDEAEAMVDEIKAAPLLRGARGRTPADEDAVVETIQRLSQLVTDFPAILELDINPLVAGPDGARAVDIRLTVDTDKL